caagttcagtaatcgcggtggcgcatgatgcagcgcggtgggcttcttcatatcgcgatatttcatttttgcggttaccgtgacagccctagtgATCGTCACTTAAAAGAAAATGACCGATCTTACTTGAGTGACATCTCGTGGTCTCCCAGCTGATAGTAGATGGTGCTGAGCTTGTAGAACGCCTGCGTGTTGTCGTTCCTTAACTTGGATGCAGCTTTGAGGTCGCTGATGGCCTTCCCCATCTCTCCGACCTGAATAAAGCACTCTGCTCTCATCTCACGAGACGTCACGTCCCACACGCAGGtctgcagcaggtggaggagTCCTTCATTACATGCATCCACCAGGCTGCGTTTTATCAGGGGTGTGTTTTACCTCGATGACGGCGTCGAGCTGGGAGGCGGCCGTCATGTAATCCTTGCTGCTGTAGCTGCGGCGCGCCTCGGCCACCAGACGCTGAATCTCATCTGCCTTTGTTAGTTGATCTCGAGCGTCTTTTTCTTCTTTGTCGGTGGGGTTAGACTTGAGCTGGCAAGTGTCAGAAACAAAACATTGAAACTAAGGGATAAAACACAGAATACCAAATGTAGATTGCAGATTTAAGTCCTGAGAGCCATCATAGAGCTGATTCTGTCTCCTCACAGCTGGCTCATTTATGACCAGCCTGCCTTACTTTGCAATCATTCTCCTCATTGAGGTCATCATATTTACAAGAGCAATCTCAGCTAATGACATCTTATCATTTAGGAGGTTCCTGCTAGCTCATTCAGCTAACGTGGGAGCCAGATCAAAGCAGGATGAGGTTGTACCATTTTATAAAGTACCAACCTTAATCCACAACTAGACTTAGGATCTTGTGGTGATAAAATGACACCTCAGCTTCAAGCTAAGGCTATCTGCCCGTACCATAACAGCGGACAGTCACATCAGGGCCATTACACGATCTCCCTGATGTTTCTACTTAAATGAGAAGCAATTTTAATTGATCTGCATTAGATTGTGCAAAAATGAGAATACGGATGTGTTCAGAATGCAGATAAAAGCCAAATATTTCTTTAATCTAATCCATAAAACAGATTAACAAAATGTAATCTACGGTGAGCACATCAGCTCTTCGTGTGCTGATATCAGACCTGATCATGcagctgtgtgtgtacacacaaccCTCCACAAACGCATCAGCACAACCAGTTTTACGTCATTTGAAGGACTTTTGTAAATATTTTGGCTTTTTAGAAATGAGAAATGTTTCAAgggctaaatggtaaatggcttttacttgtatagcgccttcttttacaaccccccaaggcactttacaacacagtcattcacccattcacccatacacatgctggtggggatgagctacgatgtagttccagctgccctagggcgcactgacagaggtgaggcctgccaaacactggccccaccagtccctctgaccaccacctgcaggcaaggcaggtggtggtcaggagctgggattgaacccgcaaccttctgattactggacaatctgctctacctcctgagctactgctgtctaaGAGCAGATTATAAACTATCAGGTGGTGTTTTAGGGGGGAGGTCATAAAAATGGCAATCCAACATTTAGCCCAGCATGGTTACCACAGCAACagacaaactttttttttaattaactcattcactgccatcgacaacttaagtcgtcatttgcatttttacaGTTTGAGCATCGCAACGAGCCCCCGCGTCGAGAACAAACatttcagctctgaagccgatcttcatccacatacgtcacacgtcacatgatcaggaagcagaaaatccatgtgttaaatcgttttgggccgttcctgtaaaagaaaaaagtgaggcacgaaccggaaaagcgtctgccgatcacaattcgacaacggattatgaaagaacagataacgctcaaaacacgcagattcttcctgatgtaagaggtgagtctccgctttgttttgggtgttttggcatcgacatcatcctagcgcgcaacgttctgtggctcttaaaaaaaactgtgagaaacgctggcagcgaaggccgttagcgatcaggaaacagctggcagtgaatgagttaaatagattttttattcatgtttttttttcaatcttAATCTTTATTTCATCTTTTATAAATATCTTATTTTATCATCAATATTTTTAAGCATTTTCTTTCTGCTTGTTAAGCaaattgtgtttttatatttacaGAGAGGggaaaaataaatgataaatgacccacacttgtatagcgcctctcagagtaaggactccgaagagctttacactacagtgtatcatttatccagtcacacacacattcacacactgatggtgatgagctacaatggagctacagctgccctggggcgcactgacaggggcgaggcgaggctgccgagcacaagcgccgccggaccctccgaccaccaccagcaggcaaggtgggttaagtgtcttgcacaaggacacaacagcagaattctctgtccggagccgggatcgaacctgcaaccttccgattactggacaacccgctcaacctgctgcTGCCCCAAATATTCAGTGACAGATTCATTTCTATTTAAGCAAATGTTTGTCTCCAGTTTATAATTTATAATCCATCTTTTGACCATCTTGAGAGAAGCTGCAGGAAAAATTAACCACTTTGATGTTTGAGATCAACATGCAGGAAAGTATTTAACAGAATAAAGGGGCGACACTGACACCTAGTGGTGAACACAGACTAGTACTTACCACCCTCTTGAAGTCACTCTCTGCttcatccagctttccttgtttcAGGAGCAGGTTTCCCCTCTGAAGACGAGCcttgagagagagaaaaaaatgagcttAATTTACATACTGATGCAAATATTGAGAGATTACCCAGCACAGCGGTGTCTGCAGCTGAAACTAGAAATCATATGCAAGTATGCACAGCAAGCTGTCACAGATATAAAGCATTTGTCGCACATTCTTGTCAGATTTCTAAAGAACAGAAAGCATCTCACAGATGTGAAGTCTGGTTTCAGCTCAATCACTCTGCTCAGGTCTGGCAGGGCGGATTTCGACTTTCCCATGGCGAGAAACACTGTAGCCCTTCTGTAGAAAGCCAGGTAGTTCTTGGGATCTCCATCTGACACAATTCCAAAGATAATGTGACTACACAGTTTTTTAAACGAGGTTTTCTGGTGTGAATATTGAGTTAAGCATCACGGTTACTCACCCACAGCAGCATGGAAGTGAGAGAGGGCATCAGCCAGCTGGCCAGCAGCAAGCAACTTCTTCCCCATCTCCATGTGGTTGTCCACACTTCCATCTTTACCACATTTCACTCctagaaaaataaaacattttcagtACTGTGCAAAAGTCTTGCGTCATCTGTCAATTATTGATTTTTTTGCTGCAACCATCGGCTGCAACAAGCACACATTCTTAGGGAATTTCAAACGTCCTAAAGTTTCATTTTAGTTACTTTAACTTAACATTCCCTACTTTCTCCGCCACTCCTTTTCATGAAATCAGAAAGCGACGACTAGTTTTTCTTGATATGCCACTTCTCACCCATAAAGCATGCAGGCATAAAATAGCTCTTTGCACAAATGAACATCAACAATTTGGGCAAAAGCAGTATTGGGTTTGATTCATTTGGCACTTTGTTATGCCACAAATGTACAACTGGTTCTTATTTCTTTAGATTAATCTAAATAACTGACAGAAATGACTGGGTAGCACATAAAATAGTATTTTAGCACCAACTGTAGCTGAAAACTTCTCTTATTGCCTCCCAGACCCTGGGTTAAACTATAGATGGAAGTTTTCTGCCTTTTTTTAAAGACATAACTTCCAAATGTTTTAACATCTGCTGTTATTGTTTTAGACAACTTAGAAAGGCTACTTTATTAGCTAGCTTAGCTTCAGGCAGCAGAGCTAGTAAATTAGCAAGCTAACGCTGTCATAGTCAAAGCCCACTTTGACCCAAACTAGTTGTCTAAATGCTTCATGTTAAAGTTCGTGGCATCATTAAACACCCCGTCAGTATCTACTGAAAACATAGATGATAACAGCTAGCTACTTAGCATCTTACCTTCATAGCGCATGTCAATCAAAACAAGAACATATGGGATGTAAGTCACTATCTTGTGGGTGACATGATCGAGGGACACCATGGCGGTTGGATTACAGTCCTCTCTCGTTGAGTCAGTCGGTGTTTTAGCTAATGTTTTCCCTCGGCTGTCACCAGTCCCATGCGGTCTCAGCTGGGCATCGCTTTTCCCCCAGCAGCCACAACCAGGCAGAAACTCTCCACTGTCCGGTCGTGGGGGGCGCTGATTGGCTGGTTCGTGCTTATGCCCCGCCCCCATCAGCTTGCTCAACGGAGAGCAGCCACGGCAGCACATTGATGCCATGCACGCGCTTTGAGCGCGCGCTAGGATGTTAAAATAAGAGTGgagaatatagtttttttttattaaaataacacatTTAGCCGCACTCACATATTTAATTTGTGTCATTATAAAATTTgcttatatttttcatgtttcctTCAACAACTAGATCAGAAAGAGAACATCAAACTTAGAACGTGTGTTTTTGCACATCAAAAAAAATTTTTGtgaaaaataattttattattaacCCGTCAGAACAACAAATAATTTGCATGTGAAATTTGCTTCAATAAATCACTGGAAATATGTgtatattttaaatgtttatatatACAAAAATTGATTAACAAATATTGTAGAAATCCTGATCAATCTCCAAGAGTCCTTCAAATGAATGAAGATCAAAAGGTTTGAATTTAAGTTTAACATCTGCACCAATAAACATGTCTTTAAGGGTTTTTACAACAGTGCAATTGGTTAAATTTCACAGCTCAAACATGGTCTTCTCTTTTCCTCAGATGAAGACGAGTCATACGTAGGCGTGGCTGCCTGTCACTTTGGTGGTGCTGGAGATGGCAGAGATGCTGCTGGCTCTGCTTTCACTGGAGCTCTTTGATTTCTCTGTGGTCTCTGTGCGAGCCGATGACACGTAGCTCACCCTCGATGGAACAAACGTGTAGCCGGGGAACTGGCTGGGTGAGAATCTCTCTGGGCTGCTTAGGGAGTTAAAATCAAGCAGTTATTTATTTACATAGACAAATGCTGGAAAAGCTCATTCAATTTGCACAACTTTACCCTGAGCTGCAAGCTTCTCTCCCTGCTAAGATGCTGTAAATAAGACCTCCGACAATAAGTAGAGTCGACCCGCCCCAGCCGATGAAAACTCCAACACCGATTTCAAACCTTAGAGGCACATGAACAGTTTAAATGCTGTTCGTCATGCACAAGAAGATAAATTAAGCAGTTAATGCACCGTACACACTTCTGAGCAACGTAGGTGGGGTCTTCAAACTCTGATCTGATTTTATTTCCATAATAGCAAAAAGCAACCATGGCACACATCCctgaaacaacacacacacattaatgacCCAGCAAAGCCACCTCCTTCTACAAACTCTATTCCTTACCCCCCATAAGGTAGTTCATCCCTCCAGCAAAGGTCACTTTTGCATTAGTAATCTCTGACCCGCCGATCTTGGTGCACTTCATCCCCACTAAAACCAGAATGGAGCCAAAGAAAGCCAGGACAATGCCGGTGATGATGAGAGCTCGACACATGTGGATGTCCCCTGTTACGAGCAGAAAGGCTCTGAAGATCAAAGGGTCACATTTACGTGTTTAATTCTTGTTTTACTTTTTACTCACAGTTCAGTGCCATCAGCGATGGAATCCCTTTGCAGTCCGACACTCCCGTTGAGTCAGAAACACAGTCCTTCCACAGGTTGGAGTAGTAGTTCGCCGTCGTCACGACAAGCCCGCTAACCTCCGACCAGGTCCAGATCTCGGTCGGCATCGTGGAACAAACAAGGATCCATCCAGCTACACAGACCACGAAGCAGCCGATCTCCACGTACATCACCACAGTCCGGTGGCCCATGTTGTCCTTGAGGTCCAAGACCGAAAACTGAAAAATTCAAAGCTGCTGAAAGGAAAACGTCTTTTTCTGCTACTGGAAGAACCCAGTGAACCACACACCTCAGTTTGTGTACATCACCACATGTTTTGCCTTGAACTGACTTTTCCTGTGTTGTGTAAAGATCGCCTGAAGTAATGTTTCCATGTTGATACCAGGAGCCTTCCAAAATGACTTCATTTCTGTTTCTGTGATTAACTTTTTTCTAATAAAATCAATAAACAATCAGTGACTGGTGTAAATTGTATTTTTATTGTACTCAAAGAAGTTTACAGATGATGTTTGACCTTTATTTCTGTAAGAAAAACTAAATGGGATGAACAACACAAGAACTTTATGATCAATGAATGACAAAATcatttattatcatcattattatcattattattatttagtcaTAAGAATCTGCTGCTATTAAAGAGTTTCTAgtgatatttttaaataaaagttaaaGCTTTTGTTAAAATGAATACAAGTAAACACAGGACAGCATCATTTACAGCAAGAAAGGAAATGTAacataaaatgaaaaaataatccaTTTATCTACAAGTAATCCAGACCATCTGATATTACTTTTGATTAGTCATTTtacctgtttagttaaacaaatcGTTGTTTTAAAATACAAGCACTGCATGCCGTCTCCCTCTGTTTGTCATTGCCCTTGAGTCAGGCTGTAACAGAAATTAACCCACACGCAGAAAAAAAGTTAAATACCTACATCAAACAGAGGAGAAGGCCTCAGGTTTCACTTTTCCAGTTAAACCAAAACACTTTGAGTCTAAGTCGCACTCTCCTGCATCTGATCAAAACAATCACAAACACAATAGATCTTAATGACATTGAGTTTTTGggatagggaggaggggtattcatatgtagtttcagctcattaaggaacaacagacagctacactttataagcttgactctcccatattcctgtcagaattgacaaagctccttgaataagaagcgaaatgtcttcaagaaaccaaagaagcccaGTTGCCTTCATTGAAACCCTTTTGGGTTACCATGGCCTGGATGAGTGAGAACCTTCATCAGCATGCACACACAGAAAACAAACCAGATGGGAGGTTTTCCCTcaagttcaaaaatactttattaatcccagagggaaataaatTTTTGTCAGAACTCATAAAAGCAATTATAAAAATAAAGAGTTATATAATGATCTCAGTATAATCTTCAAATAATCGTTAAAGATGTAGAATTTCTCAAAGAAAAAAATTCCAGATGGAAATTTCTATTTTTCAGGCATCCATACATTTGGAGTCCTCGATAGGCTTGGGTTCTGAGCCAAGTGAGGTTCTAGTAAGGTTATGGGATCTGCTTCCTATGTGCGTTTTCTTCTCGGAATAGTTGTTACTTGTACATCCTTAATCCCCaaaatttaatttgtttaattggtTCAATCCCCAAAGTGATGAACTTCTTCACATCTTCTAAAAGACGTTTAACCACATTTTGTTGCAAATACAATCATCAACaagatttttatttaattattttattttggagAGTGAGTGAAATAACAGTTGTTTTAATGTAAAACTACTGTATTTAATTCAATATCCATCTTACACCCAATAGTTTCCCACAGTCTTGTAGAATTTCTTTGTGACAGAAGCTTGACCCTACACAAACGCATCTCTCTCGGAGATTTTTGCCGGGGTTTTCTGGGAAAGCCTTGAGATCTTGCTGTTTGGGCGCCCCGAGCCCACATAAGAGCCATTTAGTCTGGAGGGGGCGTAGTATCCGGTGAATTCTGTGGGTGCAGGAGGCATGAATGTCCCTCCGTTGTTGACCTGTGCTGCtgtcctgaaaaaataaaatcattgtcAGATTTAATGTTGTTGTATGAACAATATTATGCAAGAAATTGGACAGAGTGCATCCGGAAAGTATTGCATCACATTTTCCTTATTTTCTTTTGTTACAGCTTTATTTAAGATTGAATTCATTTTTCCCTTCAAAATTCTACACAACAcccaaaaattatatatatatacacatatatatatatatatacacatatatatatatatatacacatatatatatatatatatatatatacacacatatatatatatatatatatatatatatatatatatacatatatatatatacatacatatatatatatatatatatacatatatatatatacacatatatatatatatatacacacatatatatatatatatatatatatatatatatatatatatatatatatatatatatatatatatatatattagaattTCACTAATTAATTTAAAGAGTTGAAAAACTGGTAAAGGCCAAGCTAAAGATGGACAAAGCAACGTTTCATTTAGCCAGCGGGAAAGGTCCTATGTCGCAGAATGGCCAAAGAGCATCCAAACATGGATGAAAAGGTCTTTTGACCAAAGTTGGGTGGTATGTGAATAGTAGTGACACAAATAATTATGTAGAAGTAAAAAGAAGAGCTTAGAAAAAATGTTACTTGAGCACTGTGAGTAATGGATAACTGAGCATAAAAGTAAAAATGTGTTTGTCAATTTTTCTTAATCTACGTCCAAGCTCTCTGTTATGATTTTTTAAATTGGCAAATGCAGTTTGTTTGTCTAgcattagcacccagcagcaACGCTGATGGAGTCCACCAGAGCAAAAATCAATTTGGAAAGAAACACACCTGAGTCCTAAGATATCGTATTCAAAAA
This sequence is a window from Nothobranchius furzeri strain GRZ-AD chromosome 14, NfurGRZ-RIMD1, whole genome shotgun sequence. Protein-coding genes within it:
- the cldn10c gene encoding claudin-10 translates to MGHRTVVMYVEIGCFVVCVAGWILVCSTMPTEIWTWSEVSGLVVTTANYYSNLWKDCVSDSTGVSDCKGIPSLMALNWDIHMCRALIITGIVLAFFGSILVLVGMKCTKIGGSEITNAKVTFAGGMNYLMGGMCAMVAFCYYGNKIRSEFEDPTYVAQKFEIGVGVFIGWGGSTLLIVGGLIYSILAGREACSSGPERFSPSQFPGYTFVPSRVSYVSSARTETTEKSKSSSESRASSISAISSTTKVTGSHAYV